From the genome of Labrus bergylta chromosome 12, fLabBer1.1, whole genome shotgun sequence, one region includes:
- the b3galt4 gene encoding beta-1,3-galactosyltransferase 5, whose product MVGRGLWVCKPRLGKRGSRLGVLPIFCAATAILSLLALLFLDFIESWVTSMSMNRVLEPHAGIIPPQSVPPARPEEFLLMPSPLVCQRAKPYLITMVTSAPANQRARQAIRDTWGGEVEVRGLRVMTLFMVGVAADPGLSKLLIEEAREKGDLIQGRFVDTYSNLTLKTLSMLGWARRFCPQAHFMAKVDDDVLFNPSALLHYLNKSRNPYEQGDLYLGRVHLHVAPDRDPDSKHYLPAGAYPPSVFPDYCSGTAYVLSRAALLKISLAASASPLSTPLPPEDVFVGLCARAAGVLPSHCPLFSGGPAVPYGRCCYKAMVSIHHIAPREMLHYWADVHLSQPCSWLTLRASLGMCKVRAMIGTVLGLEGGL is encoded by the coding sequence ATGGTCGGTCGGGGACTTTGGGTATGTAAGCCCCGGTTAGGAAAGCGAGGGAGCAGGCTTGGCGTTCTGCCAATTTTTTGTGCCGCGACAGCGATCCTATCCCTTCTGGCTCTGCTCTTTTTGGACTTCATCGAGTCATGGGTCACCTCCATGAGCATGAACAGGGTGTTGGAGCCGCACGCCGGCATCATTCCGCCGCAGAGTGTCCCCCCTGCAAGACCCGAGGAGTTCCTGCTCATGCCAAGTCCGCTGGTGTGCCAGAGAGCCAAGCCTTACCTCATCACCATGGTTACCTCGGCTCCTGCCAATCAGAGGGCTCGCCAAGCCATCCGGGACACCTggggaggggaggtggaggTAAGGGGCCTGCGGGTCATGACCCTGTTCATGGTGGGTGTGGCGGCAGACCCTGGACTTTCCAAGCTTCTGATAGAGGAAGCCAGAGAGAAAGGAGACCTGATTCAGGGTCGTTTTGTGGACACTTACTCTAATCTTACCCTGAAAACCTTGTCCATGTTGGGATGGGCCCGTCGGTTCTGCCCTCAGGCTCACTTCATGGCCAAAGTGGACGATGATGTACTGTTTAATCCCAGTGCCCTTTTGCACTACCTCAACAAGAGCCGTAACCCCTATGAGCAAGGAGACTTGTACCTCGGCAGGGTTCATCTTCATGTGGCTCCGGACCGGGATCCAGACAGCAAGCACTACCTCCCTGCAGGGGCCTACCCCCCCTCTGTCTTTCCTGATTATTGCAGTGGTACAGCCTATGTCCTGTCCCGTGCTGCATTGCTCAAAATCTCCCTAGCAGCATCAGCATCACCTTTATCCACCCCTCTGCCCCCCGAGGATGTGTTTGTGGGCCTGTGTGCCCGGGCAGCTGGGGTCCTGCCCTCACACTGTCCCCTCTTCTCCGGAGGCCCTGCTGTGCCATATGGGCGCTGCTGCTATAAGGCCATGGTCTCCATCCACCACATCGCACCCAGGGAGATGCTGCACTACTGGGCTGATGTCCATTTATCACAGCCCTGCTCCTGGCTGACTCTGCGTGCTTCTCTGGGAATGTGCAAAGTCCGGGCGATGATTGGGACAGTTCTGGGGCTGGAGGGGGGGTTATGA